The Thermoclostridium stercorarium subsp. stercorarium DSM 8532 genome contains a region encoding:
- a CDS encoding DUF58 domain-containing protein has product MFFSKRFVLLVLFGFIPAAFSLIPGVGAYAALAYNLVLAALLIVDFCISPKPANLVFRRETGRILSLSDWNRIDLYIENPFNHRFTIELRDSVPESFGVDSEILKFTVNPGEIRNVYYNVRPVKRGEFEFPDLYVRLTGVLGLCVVSGVIKISDRVKVYPNLGDYRNRNLSITRKNMVSAGIKKLRSMGAGTEFESVREYVPGDDFRYINWNVTARTGQLYTNYYEPEKNQYVYLMMDTSRVMDEEINEITKLDYAVNAAFTVAETVIGCGDNIGLLAFDSEISRFVPAAKGTAHFQRLAESLYNIQATDTYADYHKAFSFLQREQSRQSLVLLFTDPFNFEHAMDIVSAWKTCASAHRVMVICIKNPHLYDEAEKIIRVNEDIFTKSAALKLVDDRLRTFSVLERSGVYVLESAPDRFTIDAVNGYISMKTGFYSKPFQQ; this is encoded by the coding sequence ATGTTTTTCAGCAAACGGTTTGTTTTACTGGTTTTATTTGGCTTTATACCTGCCGCTTTTTCGCTGATACCTGGCGTTGGAGCATATGCGGCGCTTGCTTACAACTTGGTGCTGGCTGCGCTGCTTATTGTGGATTTTTGCATATCTCCGAAACCCGCGAACCTTGTTTTCAGAAGGGAAACCGGGAGAATTTTGTCCCTTTCCGACTGGAACAGAATTGATCTGTACATAGAAAATCCTTTTAATCACAGGTTCACAATTGAACTCAGGGACAGTGTGCCGGAAAGTTTCGGCGTGGACAGTGAGATACTGAAATTTACGGTAAATCCCGGTGAGATCAGGAATGTATATTACAATGTCAGGCCGGTGAAACGGGGAGAGTTTGAGTTTCCGGATTTGTATGTGAGGTTAACCGGTGTTCTGGGACTGTGCGTCGTTTCAGGAGTGATTAAAATCAGCGACAGGGTAAAGGTGTATCCAAACCTTGGTGATTACAGAAACAGAAATCTTTCAATCACCCGAAAAAACATGGTGTCTGCGGGGATTAAGAAGCTACGGAGCATGGGGGCGGGCACGGAGTTTGAAAGTGTCCGTGAATATGTTCCGGGCGATGATTTTAGATATATTAACTGGAATGTAACGGCAAGAACGGGACAGCTTTACACAAACTATTATGAGCCTGAAAAAAATCAGTATGTATATCTGATGATGGATACAAGCAGGGTTATGGACGAGGAAATAAATGAAATAACCAAGCTGGATTACGCGGTTAATGCTGCGTTCACGGTTGCCGAAACGGTAATAGGCTGCGGTGACAATATAGGGCTTCTGGCTTTTGACAGCGAAATAAGCAGGTTTGTGCCGGCGGCAAAGGGAACAGCGCATTTTCAAAGACTGGCGGAAAGCCTCTACAATATTCAGGCAACCGACACTTATGCCGACTATCATAAGGCTTTTTCATTTTTGCAAAGAGAGCAGAGCAGGCAAAGCCTGGTACTTTTATTCACCGATCCATTTAATTTCGAGCATGCAATGGACATCGTCAGTGCGTGGAAAACCTGTGCGTCCGCCCACAGGGTCATGGTCATATGCATAAAGAATCCTCATCTTTATGATGAGGCGGAGAAGATAATAAGAGTAAACGAAGACATTTTCACAAAAAGCGCGGCGCTTAAGCTGGTGGATGACAGGCTGCGAACATTTTCCGTTCTTGAAAGGTCGGGCGTTTATGTGCTTGAATCGGCCCCCGACAGGTTCACAATAGATGCAGTCAATGGTTATATATCCATGAAGACGGGGTTTTATTCCAAACCGTTCCAGCAATAG
- a CDS encoding AAA family ATPase produces the protein MDGKPLVKEKYDGLMNELRKVIVGQDEFLEQLAVALFTGGHVLIEGVPGIGKTLAARALARTLKSDFSRIQFTPDLLPSDVTGTKVFDVKNSAFYVKKGPVFTNILLADEINRATPKTQSALLECMEEGNVTIDGETYELPKPFMVLATMNPLEFEGTYPLPEAQLDRFLMKLKVRHLPPEQEEVLLKKVNESGGTISADAVSAVIDPDEWAQIVQEINRVFVNENIIRYITSLIYVTRTSHAVLLGASSRASIALLKCAKTVAAISGRDFVIPEDVTEMVKPVLRHRIIVKPETVLGNLTVDDILDEILRTVEVPR, from the coding sequence ATGGACGGTAAACCATTGGTTAAAGAGAAATATGACGGGCTGATGAATGAACTAAGGAAAGTCATAGTGGGCCAGGATGAATTTCTGGAACAACTGGCAGTAGCGCTGTTTACGGGTGGACATGTGCTGATTGAAGGCGTGCCGGGAATTGGGAAAACCTTGGCGGCAAGGGCTTTGGCCAGGACGCTTAAGTCGGACTTTTCAAGGATTCAGTTTACACCCGATCTTTTGCCTTCGGATGTTACGGGAACAAAAGTGTTTGATGTCAAAAACAGTGCTTTTTATGTGAAAAAAGGCCCTGTTTTTACGAATATATTGCTTGCCGATGAAATAAACCGCGCCACTCCGAAAACCCAGTCGGCACTTTTGGAATGCATGGAAGAAGGAAACGTAACGATTGACGGGGAAACCTACGAACTTCCGAAACCCTTTATGGTTCTTGCCACGATGAACCCGCTGGAGTTTGAAGGAACTTACCCGTTACCCGAGGCACAGTTGGACAGGTTTTTAATGAAACTGAAAGTCAGGCATCTTCCGCCAGAGCAGGAGGAAGTGCTTCTAAAAAAGGTAAATGAGAGCGGGGGCACGATTAGCGCTGACGCTGTTTCGGCCGTTATTGATCCGGATGAATGGGCGCAAATTGTGCAGGAAATAAACAGGGTTTTTGTAAACGAAAACATAATACGCTATATTACTTCGTTAATTTACGTTACCAGGACTTCGCATGCGGTGCTTCTCGGAGCAAGTTCCCGGGCGTCGATAGCGTTGCTTAAATGTGCAAAGACCGTCGCGGCGATTTCGGGGCGGGATTTTGTAATACCTGAAGATGTTACTGAAATGGTAAAGCCTGTGCTGAGGCACAGGATTATAGTTAAGCCTGAGACGGTGCTTGGTAATCTGACCGTTGACGACATTCTGGACGAAATATTAAGGACGGTGGAAGTGCCCAGATAA
- a CDS encoding DUF4350 domain-containing protein, whose protein sequence is MNVRLKNCLLFVLAIFMSVFAVTVLYSATVYKTDYADYTTYGTGDLGLKALYLLAGKCGFRVSRYHYPVKFLRDNPVMVAYCPAGSVFNDNEEKNGLRNWLNNGNTLVVILDHRNIDNLWIFDYISENRRWYETENAGNVTITWYGLENGVICVLDSADRFLNKNISDNTGAAVAFINVLARINNPKVVFNEYYRFMQKPAPGLWDLIGHTGQLIVIQLVTVVLLVVIRGWKTFGRVRGDREMTKRAENEIVMALAGLYQKEKAYSLVLSNYYGRFVRRYGGYLRTAGYVRDKALPLLNECEYYLRTGDLSKKKLKEIVLGLQKLELEISNRNQRQRKE, encoded by the coding sequence ATGAATGTCCGGCTGAAAAACTGTCTTTTATTCGTGCTCGCAATATTTATGTCGGTATTCGCCGTAACAGTTTTATATTCAGCAACTGTGTATAAAACGGATTATGCTGATTACACCACGTACGGAACCGGAGACTTGGGGCTTAAGGCTTTATACCTTCTTGCTGGTAAATGCGGTTTTCGGGTTTCACGGTATCATTACCCGGTGAAATTTTTAAGGGATAATCCCGTGATGGTTGCATATTGTCCCGCAGGTTCGGTGTTTAATGACAATGAAGAAAAGAACGGCCTTAGAAACTGGCTTAATAACGGCAATACGCTTGTTGTAATTCTGGATCACCGGAATATTGATAATTTGTGGATTTTTGACTATATTTCAGAGAATAGACGATGGTATGAAACGGAAAATGCAGGAAATGTCACAATTACATGGTATGGGCTTGAAAATGGGGTTATTTGCGTTTTGGACAGTGCTGACAGATTTCTGAACAAAAACATCTCAGACAACACCGGCGCGGCGGTTGCTTTTATTAATGTGCTCGCAAGAATTAATAATCCAAAGGTGGTATTTAACGAGTATTACCGGTTCATGCAGAAACCTGCGCCCGGTTTATGGGATTTGATTGGACATACCGGTCAGCTTATAGTCATCCAGCTTGTAACGGTCGTTCTTCTTGTTGTGATAAGGGGCTGGAAAACATTTGGCAGGGTGCGCGGCGACAGGGAAATGACAAAAAGAGCCGAAAATGAAATAGTCATGGCACTTGCAGGTCTCTATCAGAAGGAAAAGGCCTATTCGCTGGTATTGTCAAATTATTACGGCCGCTTTGTCCGGAGATACGGCGGATATTTGAGAACGGCGGGCTATGTAAGGGACAAAGCCTTGCCCCTTCTGAACGAATGCGAATATTATTTGAGGACGGGGGATTTAAGCAAAAAGAAACTGAAAGAGATTGTCCTTGGGCTCCAAAAACTTGAACTTGAAATTAGTAACCGAAATCAAAGGCAAAGAAAGGAATGA
- a CDS encoding DUF4129 domain-containing protein, which translates to MRSDKISEREIRRILDDILKRREFNQNGNSNSVFKLVSDIWESIQEWVREFFDYSQPNREIRVYSGLNSSSFQTVAKVLLVLTASVLLFLLVRLITKRLYMSKKIKFAEFPRVSEYLSRPEDALNKYSECMTAKEYSKALRFLFIALLLELDRRKIIKIAKWKTNRMYLREIRLKDETLAVSVQEFVNLFDECCYGNRNIDEASVSRWFEFYALQKEKPV; encoded by the coding sequence ATGAGGTCTGACAAAATAAGCGAGCGGGAGATCAGGCGCATACTGGATGACATACTGAAAAGGCGCGAATTTAATCAGAACGGGAATTCGAATTCGGTGTTTAAGCTGGTAAGTGATATATGGGAATCCATACAGGAATGGGTAAGGGAGTTTTTTGACTATTCGCAGCCGAACCGGGAAATCCGAGTTTATTCGGGGCTGAACAGCTCTTCGTTTCAGACGGTGGCGAAGGTCTTGCTGGTATTGACCGCGTCCGTTCTGCTTTTTTTACTGGTAAGACTGATAACAAAAAGGCTGTATATGTCAAAAAAAATTAAATTTGCTGAATTTCCGCGCGTCTCTGAGTATCTCAGCCGGCCTGAAGACGCATTAAATAAATATAGCGAATGCATGACCGCAAAAGAGTATTCAAAAGCCCTGAGGTTTCTTTTTATAGCCCTGCTTCTGGAACTTGACAGAAGAAAAATTATTAAGATTGCAAAGTGGAAAACAAACCGTATGTATCTGAGGGAAATCAGGCTGAAGGACGAGACATTGGCTGTATCTGTGCAGGAGTTCGTAAATCTGTTCGACGAATGCTGCTACGGCAACAGAAATATAGACGAGGCCAGCGTTAGCAGATGGTTTGAATTTTATGCTTTGCAGAAGGAGAAACCGGTATGA
- a CDS encoding D-alanyl-D-alanine carboxypeptidase family protein: MIKKAVVWVLLFALLLVPANPGVFAVEEETGLQNENRPLTGNENAPLLENIPFEIKAKSALLMCANTGEIIFEMNSDERRPIASITKIMTMLLVMEAIAQNKISLNDVVVVSEHAAGMGGSQVYLAPGEEFTVHDLLKAVAVHSANDASVALAEHVAGSEGVFVSMMNEKAKELGMINTNFLDCSGLTDEGHYSTARDIAIMSRELITKYPQIIEYTTIKHDTFRNGTFDLDNTNHLIGKYRGITGLKTGFTDAAGYCLAATASRDGLDLISVILGAESMSLRFSETTKILDYGFSNYEILKIERKDAIAGNVNVKKGLTLTVPVAYEDNKSVLLKRGQRDKVKEEIRLPEYINAPVSIGDRAGEMVLLLENKEILNIPLVATEEVEKATWIKLFLRLMVHWFSLARR, translated from the coding sequence ATGATAAAAAAGGCGGTCGTGTGGGTTTTGCTTTTCGCTCTGTTGCTTGTTCCGGCGAATCCGGGCGTTTTCGCAGTTGAAGAGGAAACAGGGCTTCAAAATGAGAACAGGCCGTTGACAGGAAATGAAAATGCGCCGTTGCTTGAAAACATTCCCTTTGAAATCAAGGCAAAATCGGCATTGCTTATGTGTGCAAATACAGGGGAAATTATTTTTGAAATGAACAGTGATGAGCGGCGTCCCATTGCTTCAATTACGAAAATCATGACAATGCTGCTGGTAATGGAAGCCATTGCACAGAATAAGATCAGCCTTAACGATGTGGTAGTGGTTTCGGAACACGCCGCAGGCATGGGAGGCTCGCAGGTATACCTTGCCCCTGGTGAAGAGTTTACCGTTCATGATCTGCTGAAAGCCGTTGCGGTACATTCGGCAAATGACGCGTCGGTTGCTCTGGCGGAGCACGTGGCAGGCAGCGAAGGGGTTTTCGTATCAATGATGAATGAAAAGGCAAAAGAGCTGGGTATGATAAACACCAATTTCCTTGACTGCTCCGGGTTAACCGATGAGGGACATTACAGCACAGCCAGGGATATAGCAATTATGTCGAGGGAGCTTATAACAAAATACCCGCAGATAATTGAATACACCACAATAAAACATGATACTTTCAGAAACGGTACCTTTGACCTGGACAATACAAACCACCTCATAGGAAAATACAGGGGAATAACAGGCCTTAAAACCGGCTTTACAGACGCGGCCGGATACTGCCTTGCAGCGACGGCTTCCCGAGACGGGCTGGATTTGATATCGGTAATACTTGGCGCCGAAAGTATGAGCCTGCGCTTTTCAGAGACGACAAAAATCCTTGATTACGGCTTTTCTAACTATGAAATACTGAAAATAGAGAGAAAGGATGCAATAGCCGGAAATGTGAACGTTAAAAAGGGATTAACGCTGACTGTGCCGGTAGCATATGAGGATAACAAATCGGTTTTGCTGAAACGCGGGCAGCGGGACAAGGTAAAAGAGGAAATCAGGCTTCCCGAATATATTAATGCGCCCGTGTCGATCGGTGACAGGGCCGGCGAAATGGTGTTACTGCTTGAGAACAAGGAAATACTGAATATACCGCTGGTTGCAACCGAGGAAGTGGAAAAGGCTACGTGGATAAAACTGTTTTTAAGGCTTATGGTACATTGGTTTTCACTGGCAAGAAGATAA
- a CDS encoding pyrimidine-nucleoside phosphorylase, which translates to MFALDLIIKKRNGQKLTKGEIEYFVNGYTKGEIPDYQASAFLMAVYFNGMDTDETLWLTEAMLNSGDRVDLSAIPGVKVDKHSTGGVGDKTTLVVAPIVASYGVPVAKMSGRGLGHTGGTVDKLESIPGFRTNLSREEFIRNVREIGIAVAGQTENLVPADKKLYALRDVTGTVENISLIAASIMSKKLALGSDAIVLDVKTGSGAFMKTVAEAERLARLMVDIGNGAGRRTVALITDMDRPLGNNIGNALEVKEAVETLNGKGPEDLKEVCIELAANMLFVAGKGEIELCRNLAAEAIEKRTALNKLIEMVIRQGGDPKVIEDTSKLPRAEFRAEWKAEKSGFVEKMNAERLGIASVLLGAGRKTKEEAIDPAAGIELVKKTRDKVEKGETIAFLYASDENRIHEALQVLKSSIVIGPEPVPEKPMILGRIQ; encoded by the coding sequence ATGTTTGCACTGGATTTGATTATAAAAAAACGGAATGGTCAGAAACTTACAAAAGGCGAGATTGAATACTTCGTAAACGGGTACACGAAAGGCGAAATACCCGATTACCAGGCTTCTGCTTTTCTGATGGCGGTATACTTTAACGGAATGGATACCGATGAAACGCTGTGGCTGACCGAAGCCATGCTGAATTCCGGCGACAGAGTGGATCTTTCGGCAATACCCGGCGTGAAGGTGGATAAACACAGCACAGGCGGTGTCGGGGACAAAACCACCCTTGTGGTGGCGCCGATTGTCGCGTCGTACGGAGTCCCTGTGGCCAAAATGTCGGGAAGAGGGCTGGGGCATACCGGCGGAACGGTTGACAAACTGGAATCCATACCGGGTTTCCGCACGAACCTTTCACGGGAAGAATTTATCAGGAACGTAAGGGAAATAGGCATTGCAGTTGCAGGCCAGACCGAGAACCTGGTGCCTGCAGATAAAAAGCTTTACGCGCTCAGGGATGTAACCGGCACTGTGGAAAACATATCGCTGATTGCTGCAAGCATAATGAGCAAAAAGCTGGCATTGGGATCGGATGCAATTGTTCTTGACGTTAAAACCGGAAGCGGGGCGTTTATGAAAACCGTTGCCGAGGCCGAGAGACTTGCAAGGCTAATGGTGGATATAGGCAACGGCGCGGGCAGAAGAACGGTGGCACTTATAACCGATATGGACAGGCCTCTCGGAAACAATATAGGAAATGCGCTTGAAGTGAAAGAAGCGGTTGAAACCCTGAACGGAAAAGGCCCTGAAGACCTGAAGGAAGTTTGTATCGAACTTGCGGCAAATATGCTTTTTGTTGCGGGAAAAGGGGAGATTGAATTGTGCAGGAACCTTGCCGCCGAAGCTATAGAAAAGCGTACCGCGCTTAATAAGCTGATTGAGATGGTGATAAGGCAGGGCGGAGATCCAAAGGTTATAGAAGATACGTCGAAACTGCCCAGAGCGGAGTTCAGGGCCGAATGGAAAGCCGAAAAATCGGGGTTTGTGGAAAAAATGAACGCTGAAAGGCTTGGAATTGCATCAGTGTTACTGGGCGCAGGAAGAAAAACCAAGGAAGAAGCCATTGATCCAGCAGCAGGTATTGAACTTGTGAAAAAAACTCGTGACAAAGTTGAAAAGGGTGAAACAATCGCTTTTCTTTATGCTTCGGATGAAAACAGGATACATGAGGCACTTCAGGTCTTGAAAAGTTCGATTGTCATCGGTCCGGAACCCGTGCCGGAAAAGCCCATGATTTTGGGAAGGATTCAGTAG
- a CDS encoding phosphopentomutase, giving the protein MKRFIVIVLDSAGIGEQPDSINYGDEGSNTIGHISQLVKDFSLPNMEKLGLAFIDGFGETYRTTTDLNKIELSGAYGKMTERSAGKDTTTGHWEIAGIVLDKPFPVFPDGFPEDLMREFERRIGRKTLGNKPASGTVIIQELGDEHVRTGYPIVYTSADSVFQIAAHEGVIPVEELYEICRIARELLTGEYGVGRVIARPFTGESGNYTRTERRKDFSIEPPDKTILNYLAENGYEVRAVGKIEDIFAGSGITKSVHTGSNSEGIERTIEWIKDDFEGMLFTNLVDFDMLYGHRNNVEGYAKALMDFDRRLPEIIGNLRDGDVLVITADHGCDPSTASTDHSREYVPLLITGKHVKKGVNLHTRSSFCDVAKTIAEYFGVENRLGGKSFLELILDV; this is encoded by the coding sequence ATGAAAAGATTTATTGTCATTGTACTTGACAGTGCCGGGATAGGCGAGCAGCCCGACAGCATAAATTACGGGGATGAAGGCAGCAATACCATCGGACATATATCACAGCTCGTAAAGGATTTTTCCCTTCCGAATATGGAAAAACTGGGGCTTGCGTTTATAGACGGATTCGGCGAAACATACCGTACGACAACGGATTTAAATAAAATTGAGCTTTCGGGCGCATACGGAAAAATGACCGAAAGATCTGCCGGAAAGGATACCACGACCGGGCACTGGGAAATAGCTGGTATTGTATTGGACAAACCTTTTCCCGTTTTCCCGGACGGTTTTCCTGAAGATTTAATGAGGGAATTTGAAAGGAGAATAGGCCGAAAAACCCTTGGAAACAAACCCGCGTCCGGAACAGTTATAATACAGGAATTGGGCGATGAACATGTAAGAACCGGCTATCCTATCGTATATACATCGGCTGACAGCGTGTTCCAGATTGCGGCCCATGAAGGCGTGATACCCGTTGAAGAATTATACGAAATATGCCGGATCGCCAGGGAGCTGCTGACCGGCGAGTATGGCGTCGGCAGGGTAATTGCGCGGCCTTTTACGGGGGAATCGGGAAATTACACACGGACCGAGAGGAGAAAGGACTTTTCCATTGAGCCGCCTGACAAAACAATATTGAATTACCTTGCCGAAAACGGTTATGAGGTCCGCGCGGTCGGCAAAATTGAAGACATTTTTGCCGGATCGGGAATTACAAAATCGGTTCATACGGGTTCAAACAGCGAAGGGATAGAAAGAACGATTGAATGGATTAAGGATGACTTTGAAGGAATGCTGTTTACGAACCTGGTTGATTTTGATATGCTTTACGGCCACCGAAACAATGTGGAAGGGTATGCAAAGGCTTTAATGGATTTTGACCGGAGACTGCCCGAAATAATCGGGAATCTCAGGGATGGGGATGTATTGGTTATTACCGCCGACCACGGATGTGATCCGTCCACGGCAAGTACCGATCATTCCAGGGAATATGTTCCGCTGCTTATTACCGGAAAGCATGTCAAAAAGGGAGTAAATCTTCATACCAGAAGCAGCTTTTGTGATGTCGCAAAGACAATAGCCGAGTATTTCGGGGTGGAAAACCGGCTTGGCGGCAAAAGTTTTCTTGAGCTTATACTTGACGTTTGA